One Synechococcus sp. PROS-9-1 DNA window includes the following coding sequences:
- the rpsT gene encoding 30S ribosomal protein S20 gives MANNKSSKKRVEIGERNRLQNKAYKSALRTLMKRCFTACSTYSEAPGDEAKTTLTSSLNAAFSKIDKAVKRGVMHRNTGAHQKSRLSTAVKRAIEPSVS, from the coding sequence GTGGCCAATAACAAGTCATCGAAGAAGCGCGTCGAGATCGGCGAGCGCAATCGCTTACAAAACAAAGCGTATAAATCCGCGCTGCGTACCCTCATGAAGCGCTGTTTTACTGCATGCAGTACCTACAGCGAGGCCCCAGGTGATGAGGCTAAAACCACGCTGACATCCAGCCTGAACGCAGCATTCAGCAAAATTGATAAAGCGGTCAAGCGCGGTGTGATGCACCGCAATACTGGAGCTCATCAAAAGTCTCGTTTGAGCACTGCTGTCAAGCGCGCCATCGAGCCAAGCGTTAGCTGA
- a CDS encoding DNA-directed RNA polymerase subunit beta', with product MTSTPSKSRKSAKAAKAAKAAAAAHAKSRALAKTPPPFRNRVVDKKALKDLVAWAFKNHGTAATASMADQLKDLGFKYATQAAVSISVNDLKVPAAKKDLLAQAEELITETEESYRLGVITEVERHTKVIDTWTETNERLVDAVKKNFNDNDPLNSVWMMANSGARGNMSQVRQLVGMRGLMANPQGEIIDLPIRTNFREGLTVTEYVISSYGARKGLVDTALRTADSGYLTRRLVDVAQDVIVREDDCGTMRSIMVKAEDGRFGNRLVGRLTADQVLGADGEVIAERNSEIDPPLSKRFEAAGVSALMVRSPLTCEANRSVCRKCYGWALAHNHLVDLGEAVGIIAAQSIGEPGTQLTMRTFHTGGVSTAESGVVRSKLEGTVEFGSKARVRPYRTPHGVNAQQSDVDFSLTIKPSGSGKAQKIEITNGSLLFVDDGQKIASDVTVATIAAGAVQKSVEKATKDVICDLAGQVSYDPTIQPREVTDRQGNITHKAQRLGRMWVLAGDVYNLPPNARPVVSSGSSVIEAQVLAEASQASEYGGAIRLREALGDSREVQIVTTSMTLRDFKLLGESTHAGEIWNLEAKDGTRYRLNTIPGSKIGNAEVVAELSDDRFRTQTGGLVKFAPGLAIKKARSAKNGYEVNKGGTLLWIPQETHEINKDISLLMITDGQWIEAGTEVVKDIFSQTAGIVSVTQKNDILREIIVRSGSFHLCTEKKALERFQGDGVMVNPGEAIAKGISSDAMVFVQAVETPEGTGLLLRPVEEYTIPNEAQLPDLGHVKQPNGPHLGIKATQRLAFKDNELVKSVEGVELLRTQLILETFDTTPQMTVDVEAIPDKRAKTLERLQLVILESILVRRDTISDSSHGSTHTELQVEDGQSIKAGDLVATTQILCKQPGVAEMPEATEEEPVRRLIVERPEDTITIKTSGAPVVTVGQRLVDGEELAKGQPSDCCGEVEQVSASSVTMRLGRPYMISPDSLLHVGDGDLVQRGDGLALLVFERQKTGDIVQGLPRIEELLEARRPRESSILCKKPGTVEIKQGEDDEFTTVTVIESDDAIAEYPILLGRNVMVSDSQQVNAGELLTDGPINPHELLECFFEDLRSRKPLMDAAQEAIAKLQHRLVTEVQNVYKSQGVSIHDKHIEVIVRQMTSKVRIEDAGDTTLLPGELIELRQVENTNQAMSITGGAPAEFTPVLLGITKASLNTDSFISAASFQETTRVLTEAAIEGKSDWLRGLKENVIIGRLIPAGTGFSGFEEELRAEAGPHPDILSEDPAGYRRMQNLRPDYTVDMPAAPAAKSTALLDDPSAADLEATRSRHGIEAEASNFAAFARPDADNELAEEQVLDPAAVENLQEQGLLSDE from the coding sequence ATGACCTCTACTCCCTCCAAATCCCGCAAGTCTGCTAAAGCCGCCAAGGCTGCTAAGGCAGCAGCAGCTGCTCATGCCAAATCTCGAGCACTAGCCAAAACTCCGCCTCCTTTCCGCAACCGAGTTGTTGATAAGAAGGCCCTGAAGGACCTTGTTGCATGGGCCTTTAAGAATCACGGAACGGCTGCTACCGCGTCGATGGCGGATCAACTTAAGGATCTGGGCTTCAAGTACGCCACCCAGGCTGCCGTTTCAATTTCGGTGAATGACCTCAAGGTTCCCGCTGCAAAGAAAGATCTGCTCGCTCAGGCTGAAGAGCTGATTACGGAGACGGAGGAGTCCTACCGGCTCGGTGTCATCACAGAGGTTGAGCGTCACACCAAGGTGATCGACACCTGGACTGAGACCAACGAGCGTTTAGTTGATGCTGTCAAAAAGAACTTCAACGACAACGATCCGCTCAACTCGGTTTGGATGATGGCCAACTCTGGGGCTCGGGGCAATATGTCCCAAGTCCGGCAGCTGGTGGGCATGCGCGGTCTGATGGCGAACCCTCAGGGGGAGATCATTGACCTTCCGATCCGCACCAATTTCCGAGAGGGACTCACGGTCACGGAGTACGTGATCTCCTCCTATGGAGCCCGTAAGGGATTGGTGGATACGGCGCTGCGTACGGCTGACTCCGGTTACCTCACCCGCCGTTTGGTGGACGTCGCCCAAGACGTGATTGTTCGTGAGGACGACTGCGGCACCATGCGTTCGATCATGGTTAAGGCAGAGGACGGTCGTTTTGGCAATCGCCTGGTCGGACGATTGACCGCTGATCAGGTGCTTGGAGCTGATGGTGAGGTCATCGCTGAGCGCAACAGCGAAATCGATCCACCTCTCTCAAAACGCTTTGAGGCTGCCGGTGTCTCTGCGCTGATGGTTCGTTCACCGCTCACCTGTGAAGCCAATCGTTCCGTATGCCGCAAGTGCTACGGCTGGGCTCTTGCCCATAATCACCTCGTTGATTTGGGCGAAGCGGTTGGAATCATCGCCGCTCAATCCATTGGCGAGCCTGGTACCCAGCTCACCATGAGAACGTTCCACACCGGTGGTGTGTCAACGGCTGAGAGTGGCGTGGTGCGCTCAAAATTGGAAGGCACCGTTGAATTTGGATCGAAAGCAAGAGTTCGTCCTTATCGCACACCCCATGGTGTGAATGCACAGCAGTCCGATGTGGACTTCTCGCTCACGATTAAGCCCAGCGGAAGTGGTAAGGCACAGAAGATCGAAATCACCAATGGTTCGCTTCTGTTTGTCGATGACGGTCAGAAGATCGCCTCTGACGTGACAGTTGCAACAATTGCGGCTGGTGCCGTACAGAAGAGCGTTGAGAAAGCAACTAAAGATGTGATTTGCGACCTGGCTGGTCAGGTCAGCTATGACCCCACCATTCAGCCCCGCGAGGTGACTGATAGGCAGGGCAACATCACTCACAAAGCCCAGCGGCTGGGCCGGATGTGGGTTCTTGCTGGTGATGTGTACAACTTGCCGCCAAACGCACGCCCTGTGGTCTCGTCTGGTAGCTCCGTCATCGAGGCTCAAGTGTTGGCTGAAGCCAGTCAGGCCAGTGAATATGGCGGTGCAATTCGCTTGCGCGAAGCCTTGGGTGATTCGCGTGAGGTGCAGATCGTTACTACGTCAATGACGCTTCGAGATTTCAAACTTCTCGGCGAATCAACCCACGCTGGTGAGATCTGGAATCTGGAAGCCAAGGATGGAACGCGTTATCGCCTCAACACCATTCCTGGAAGCAAAATAGGCAATGCAGAAGTTGTAGCCGAGCTTTCAGATGATCGCTTCCGGACACAAACCGGTGGATTGGTCAAATTTGCACCGGGACTTGCAATTAAGAAAGCTCGTTCTGCCAAAAATGGTTATGAGGTCAATAAGGGAGGCACCTTGTTGTGGATCCCTCAGGAAACGCATGAAATCAACAAAGATATTTCTTTGCTGATGATTACTGACGGTCAATGGATTGAAGCCGGCACCGAAGTGGTGAAGGACATTTTCAGCCAGACCGCAGGCATCGTGAGTGTGACTCAGAAGAACGATATTCTTCGCGAAATTATTGTTCGCAGCGGCAGTTTTCATCTCTGTACAGAGAAGAAAGCGCTCGAGCGTTTCCAGGGCGATGGCGTCATGGTGAATCCAGGCGAAGCGATCGCCAAGGGCATCAGTTCCGATGCCATGGTGTTTGTTCAGGCAGTTGAAACCCCTGAGGGCACTGGCCTATTGCTCCGTCCTGTGGAGGAATACACCATCCCCAATGAGGCCCAGCTTCCTGATTTGGGTCATGTCAAGCAGCCGAATGGACCCCATCTCGGGATCAAAGCGACGCAACGTTTGGCCTTTAAAGACAACGAGTTGGTTAAATCGGTTGAAGGGGTGGAGTTGCTGCGAACTCAATTGATTTTGGAAACGTTTGACACCACTCCACAGATGACTGTGGATGTGGAAGCGATTCCCGATAAGAGGGCCAAAACGCTTGAGCGTCTCCAGCTCGTGATTCTGGAAAGCATTTTGGTGCGTCGTGACACCATTTCCGACTCCAGCCATGGCTCCACTCACACTGAACTCCAGGTGGAAGACGGACAGTCCATTAAGGCGGGTGATTTGGTTGCAACCACGCAGATTCTTTGCAAGCAGCCTGGTGTCGCTGAGATGCCAGAAGCCACAGAAGAGGAGCCCGTCCGACGTTTGATCGTTGAAAGGCCTGAGGACACGATCACCATCAAGACCTCTGGGGCCCCAGTCGTCACCGTGGGACAGCGCTTGGTGGATGGTGAAGAGCTTGCGAAGGGGCAGCCCTCAGATTGCTGTGGCGAAGTGGAGCAGGTGAGTGCTAGTTCCGTCACCATGCGTTTGGGGCGTCCTTACATGATTTCGCCCGACTCGCTGTTGCATGTTGGCGATGGAGATCTTGTCCAGCGCGGTGATGGCTTGGCCCTTCTGGTCTTTGAACGTCAGAAAACCGGTGACATTGTTCAGGGTCTACCTCGTATTGAGGAGTTACTTGAGGCGAGGCGTCCCCGTGAGTCTTCGATCCTTTGCAAAAAGCCAGGAACCGTTGAAATCAAACAGGGAGAAGATGATGAGTTCACCACGGTGACCGTGATCGAATCCGACGATGCGATCGCTGAATACCCGATCCTTCTTGGTCGGAACGTGATGGTGAGTGATAGCCAGCAGGTGAACGCCGGCGAACTTCTGACTGACGGTCCAATCAACCCCCATGAGTTGCTTGAGTGCTTCTTTGAGGACCTGCGCAGCCGTAAGCCGTTAATGGACGCGGCTCAGGAAGCGATTGCCAAGCTTCAGCATCGTCTTGTGACCGAAGTCCAGAACGTCTACAAGTCGCAGGGAGTGTCGATTCACGACAAGCACATTGAGGTGATTGTTCGCCAGATGACCAGCAAAGTTCGGATCGAGGATGCTGGGGATACCACGCTTCTCCCCGGAGAGTTGATCGAACTCCGCCAGGTGGAAAATACCAATCAGGCGATGTCGATCACGGGTGGAGCGCCTGCCGAATTCACACCGGTTTTGCTTGGTATTACTAAGGCATCGCTCAATACCGATAGCTTCATCTCTGCGGCTTCCTTCCAAGAAACCACGCGTGTGCTTACTGAAGCAGCGATTGAGGGCAAGAGCGATTGGTTACGTGGTCTCAAGGAAAACGTGATCATCGGTCGCTTGATTCCTGCAGGTACAGGCTTCAGCGGTTTTGAAGAGGAGTTAAGAGCGGAAGCAGGTCCTCATCCCGATATCCTCTCGGAAGATCCTGCCGGTTATCGCCGTATGCAGAATCTTCGCCCTGATTACACCGTTGATATGCCGGCAGCTCCTGCCGCTAAATCAACGGCTTTGCTGGACGATCCCAGCGCCGCAGACCTAGAGGCCACCCGCAGCCGCCATGGCATTGAGGCTGAGGCCAGCAATTTTGCTGCCTTTGCCCGTCCAGATGCCGATAACGAGCTTGCAGAAGAGCAGGTTCTTGACCCAGCTGCTGTGGAGAATCTGCAGGAGCAAGGTCTCCTAAGCGATGAATGA
- the rpoB gene encoding DNA-directed RNA polymerase subunit beta — protein MSSSAIQVAKTVTYLPDLVEVQRASFKWFLDKGLIEELESFSPITDYTGKLELHFVGSEYRLKRPRHDVEEAKRRDATFASQMYVTCRLVNKETGEIKEQEVFIGELPLMTERGTFIINGAERVIVNQIVRSPGVYFKDEQDKNGRRTYNASVIPNRGAWLKFETDKNDLLHVRVDKTRKINAHVLMRAMGLSDNDVVDKLRHPEFYKKSIEAANDEGISSEDQALLELYKKLRPGEPPSVSGGQQLLQTRFFDPKRYDLGRVGRYKINKKLRLTIPDSVRTLTHEDVLSTLDYLINLELDVGGASLDDIDHLGNRRVRSVGDLLQNQVRVGLNRLERIIKERMTVGETDSLTPAQLVNPKPLVAAIKEFFGSSQLSQFMDQTNPLAELTHKRRISALGPGGLTRERAGFAVRDIHPSHYGRLCPIETPEGPNAGLINSLATHARVNEYGFIETPFWRVENGVVQKSGDPIYLSADLEDECRVAPGDVATDADGQILAELIPVRYRQDFEKVPPEQVDYVQLSPVQVISVATSLIPFLEHDDANRALMGSNMQRQAVPLLRPERPLVGTGLETQVARDSGMVPISRVNGSVTFVDATAIVVRDEEGYDHTHFLQKYQRSNQDTCLNQRPIVRQGDPVIIGQVLADGSACEGGEIALGQNVLIAYMPWEGYNYEDAILVSERLVNDDLYTSVHIEKYEIEARQTKLGPEEITREIPNVAEESLGNLDEMGIIRIGAFVESGDILVGKVTPKGESDQPPEEKLLRAIFGEKARDVRDNSLRVPSTERGRVVDVRIYTREQGDELPPGANMVVRVYVAQRRKIQVGDKMAGRHGNKGIISRILPREDMPYLPDGTPVDIVLNPLGVPSRMNVGQVFELLMGWAAHNLDCRVKIVPFDEMYGAEKSQQTVQAYLKEAASQPGKDWIYNPEDPGKLLLRDGRTGEPFDQPVAVGYSHFLKLVHLVDDKIHARSTGPYSLVTQQPLGGKAQQGGQRLGEMEVWALEAYGAAYTLQELLTVKSDDMQGRNEALNAIVKGKPIPRPGTPESFKVLMRELQSLGLDIAVFTDEGKEVDLMQDVNPRRSTPSRPTYESLGVADYDED, from the coding sequence ATGAGCAGCAGCGCGATTCAAGTCGCCAAGACCGTCACCTACCTGCCCGATCTGGTGGAGGTGCAGAGGGCAAGTTTTAAGTGGTTTCTGGATAAGGGCCTGATCGAGGAGCTGGAGAGTTTCTCACCCATTACGGATTACACCGGCAAGCTGGAGCTGCACTTCGTTGGCAGTGAGTATCGCCTGAAGCGTCCTCGCCATGATGTGGAAGAGGCAAAACGTCGTGATGCGACCTTCGCGTCTCAGATGTATGTAACTTGTCGTTTGGTTAATAAAGAAACCGGCGAGATCAAGGAGCAAGAAGTTTTTATTGGAGAACTTCCATTAATGACTGAACGTGGAACGTTCATCATTAATGGTGCTGAGCGGGTGATCGTTAACCAGATCGTTCGTAGCCCTGGAGTTTATTTCAAGGATGAGCAGGATAAGAACGGTCGTCGTACTTACAACGCAAGCGTGATTCCCAACCGTGGGGCTTGGTTGAAGTTTGAGACGGATAAAAATGATCTATTGCATGTTCGTGTCGACAAAACACGCAAAATCAACGCTCATGTTTTGATGCGTGCGATGGGACTTTCCGACAACGATGTTGTCGATAAGCTCAGGCACCCCGAGTTCTATAAAAAATCGATCGAGGCCGCTAACGACGAAGGCATTAGTTCCGAGGATCAAGCGCTCCTTGAGCTCTACAAAAAGTTGCGTCCAGGTGAACCACCCTCTGTGAGCGGTGGCCAGCAGCTATTGCAGACCCGCTTCTTTGACCCCAAGCGTTACGACCTTGGACGTGTGGGCCGTTACAAGATCAATAAAAAGCTGCGGCTCACGATTCCCGATTCGGTCCGCACCCTCACTCATGAGGATGTTCTTTCGACCCTCGACTACCTCATCAATCTCGAACTTGATGTGGGTGGCGCAAGCCTTGACGACATCGATCACCTGGGTAATCGTCGCGTTCGGTCTGTTGGTGATCTTCTTCAGAACCAGGTTCGCGTTGGCTTGAATCGTCTTGAGCGGATTATCAAGGAGCGGATGACTGTTGGTGAAACCGACTCACTCACCCCTGCTCAATTGGTGAATCCCAAGCCACTTGTCGCGGCGATCAAAGAGTTCTTCGGCTCCAGTCAGTTGAGCCAGTTCATGGATCAGACGAATCCTCTGGCTGAGCTCACGCACAAGCGCAGGATCTCGGCTCTTGGACCAGGTGGCCTTACCCGTGAACGCGCGGGCTTTGCTGTGCGAGACATTCACCCTTCTCATTACGGTCGTCTTTGCCCGATTGAGACTCCAGAAGGCCCGAACGCTGGTCTCATCAACTCTCTGGCTACCCATGCCCGAGTGAATGAATATGGCTTCATCGAAACTCCGTTCTGGAGGGTCGAGAACGGAGTCGTTCAAAAGAGCGGAGACCCCATCTACCTCTCTGCTGACCTTGAAGATGAGTGTCGCGTCGCTCCCGGTGACGTTGCAACCGATGCGGATGGCCAAATCTTGGCTGAGCTCATCCCCGTTCGTTACAGGCAGGACTTCGAAAAAGTTCCGCCTGAGCAAGTCGATTATGTGCAGCTGTCACCAGTTCAGGTGATTTCGGTGGCAACGTCACTGATTCCTTTCCTGGAGCATGACGACGCCAACCGTGCATTGATGGGCTCGAACATGCAGCGTCAGGCGGTGCCTTTGCTCCGTCCAGAGCGACCTCTTGTTGGCACTGGCCTGGAAACTCAGGTGGCCCGTGACTCGGGCATGGTCCCAATCTCCCGCGTGAATGGGTCCGTCACCTTTGTTGACGCCACGGCGATCGTGGTGCGTGATGAAGAGGGCTACGACCACACGCATTTTCTGCAGAAATATCAGCGCTCCAATCAAGACACCTGCCTGAACCAGCGCCCCATTGTCCGACAGGGTGATCCGGTCATTATCGGGCAAGTTCTTGCGGATGGTTCAGCCTGTGAAGGCGGAGAGATTGCTCTTGGCCAGAATGTCCTGATCGCTTACATGCCCTGGGAGGGATACAACTATGAGGATGCGATCCTTGTAAGTGAGCGTTTGGTTAATGATGATCTTTATACTTCCGTTCACATTGAGAAGTATGAGATTGAGGCTCGTCAGACCAAATTAGGTCCTGAAGAGATCACTCGTGAAATCCCCAATGTTGCCGAAGAAAGTCTCGGTAATCTCGATGAGATGGGGATTATTCGTATCGGTGCCTTCGTAGAGAGTGGAGACATCCTGGTCGGCAAAGTCACGCCGAAAGGTGAATCTGATCAACCCCCTGAAGAGAAACTGCTGCGTGCAATTTTTGGCGAGAAAGCACGTGACGTCCGCGACAACTCTCTGCGCGTCCCCAGCACTGAGCGTGGTCGTGTTGTTGACGTAAGGATCTACACCCGTGAACAGGGTGACGAATTACCCCCTGGCGCCAACATGGTGGTGAGGGTGTATGTCGCCCAGCGTCGCAAAATTCAGGTTGGCGATAAAATGGCTGGTCGCCACGGCAACAAGGGCATCATCAGCCGCATTCTTCCCCGTGAAGATATGCCCTACTTGCCTGATGGCACGCCAGTGGACATCGTCCTGAACCCCCTAGGGGTGCCGAGCCGCATGAACGTGGGGCAGGTGTTCGAGTTGCTAATGGGTTGGGCTGCTCACAACCTTGATTGCCGCGTCAAAATCGTTCCCTTCGACGAGATGTATGGCGCTGAGAAGTCTCAACAAACTGTTCAGGCTTATCTCAAGGAAGCGGCGAGTCAGCCAGGAAAAGATTGGATTTACAACCCGGAAGATCCAGGAAAACTCCTGCTGAGAGATGGCCGGACTGGTGAACCCTTTGACCAACCTGTGGCAGTTGGATATTCCCACTTCCTGAAGTTGGTCCACCTCGTGGACGACAAGATCCATGCCCGCTCCACCGGCCCTTACTCCTTGGTGACTCAGCAGCCATTGGGTGGTAAGGCCCAGCAAGGTGGCCAGCGTTTGGGTGAAATGGAGGTGTGGGCGCTCGAGGCCTACGGCGCCGCCTACACGTTGCAGGAACTGCTCACGGTCAAGTCAGACGACATGCAGGGACGCAACGAAGCTCTCAACGCCATCGTGAAAGGCAAGCCGATTCCACGTCCAGGAACACCCGAATCCTTCAAGGTGCTGATGCGCGAACTCCAGTCTCTTGGCTTGGATATCGCTGTCTTCACCGATGAGGGCAAGGAAGTGGATCTGATGCAAGACGTGAATCCACGCCGCAGTACCCCAAGCAGGCCCACGTATGAATCCCTAGGCGTCGCGGATTACGACGAGGACTGA
- a CDS encoding TatD family hydrolase, whose translation MSTPTLIDSHCHIVFRTFEDDLDEVASRWREAGVTSLLHACVEPSEIPAIRALADRFPEMRYSVGVHPLDTEHWAPDTVDVLRAAAKDDSRVVAIGELGLDLFRDKNLDQQLSVLKPQLDLAVELDLPVIVHCRDAAEPMLAELRERQLIGTCPRGVMHCWGGTPSEMAAFLEFGFYISFSGTVTFPKAVDTHICAKDVPQDRFLVETDCPFLAPVPRRGKRNEPAFVASVAQRVAELRGQTVLEVADASTANARSLFALP comes from the coding sequence ATGTCCACTCCAACTCTGATCGACAGCCACTGTCACATCGTCTTTCGCACGTTTGAGGACGATCTTGATGAGGTTGCTTCCCGATGGCGAGAGGCCGGTGTTACGTCTTTGCTGCATGCCTGCGTCGAGCCTTCCGAGATTCCAGCGATTCGGGCGTTAGCCGATCGCTTCCCTGAAATGCGTTACTCCGTAGGAGTGCATCCGCTTGATACGGAGCATTGGGCCCCCGATACCGTTGATGTTTTACGCGCCGCTGCCAAAGACGATTCCCGTGTCGTGGCTATTGGGGAGCTCGGTCTCGATCTGTTTCGAGATAAGAATCTGGATCAGCAGCTGTCTGTGCTGAAGCCTCAACTGGATCTCGCTGTGGAGCTGGATCTGCCCGTGATTGTTCACTGCCGTGATGCCGCTGAACCGATGCTGGCTGAACTTCGTGAGAGACAACTTATTGGCACGTGCCCACGGGGCGTGATGCATTGCTGGGGCGGGACTCCCTCGGAAATGGCAGCGTTCCTCGAGTTTGGCTTCTACATCAGTTTCAGTGGCACGGTGACCTTCCCGAAAGCCGTTGACACCCATATCTGCGCCAAAGACGTACCTCAGGACCGATTTCTTGTGGAGACCGATTGCCCATTTCTGGCCCCAGTCCCTCGGCGCGGCAAGAGAAATGAACCTGCTTTTGTGGCATCAGTTGCCCAGCGTGTTGCGGAGCTGAGAGGACAGACCGTGTTGGAAGTGGCTGATGCCAGCACCGCCAATGCCAGAAGTTTGTTCGCGCTTCCCTGA
- a CDS encoding DNA-directed RNA polymerase subunit gamma, with translation MTNSNLRTENHFDYVKITLASPDRVMEWGQRTLPNGQVVGEVTKPETINYRTLKPEMDGLFCEKIFGPSKDWECHCGKYKRVRHRGIVCERCGVEVTESRVRRHRMGFIKLAAPVSHVWYLKGIPSYVAILLDMPLRDVEQIVYFNCYVVLDAGDHKDLKYKQLLTEDEWLEIEDEIYAEDSEIENEPVVGIGAEALKQLLEDLQLNAVAEQLREEIAGSKGQKRAKLIKRLRVIDNFIATNARPEWMVLDAIPVIPPDLRPMVQLDGGRFATSDLNDLYRRVINRNNRLARLQEILAPEIIVRNEKRMLQEAVDALIDNGRRGRTVVGANNRPLMSLSDIIEGKQGRFRQNLLGKRVDYSGRSVIVVGPKLKMHQCGLPKEMAIELFQPFVIHRLIRQNIVNNIKAAKKLIQRADDEVMQVLQEVIDGHPIMLNRAPTLHRLGIQAFEPKLVDGRAIQLHPLVCPAFNADFDGDQMAVHVPLAIEAQTEARMLMLASNNILSPATGDPIITPSQDMVLGSYYLTALQPHMHPIEFGDRSRTYSSLEDVIHAFEDNRITLHDWVWVRFNGEVEDEDEREEPIKSETLSDGTRFEQWTYRRDRFDEDGALISRYILTTVGRVVMNHTIIDAVAAT, from the coding sequence ATGACCAACAGCAATCTGCGTACAGAGAACCACTTCGACTACGTCAAGATCACACTCGCATCACCCGATCGGGTCATGGAGTGGGGTCAGCGCACCTTGCCGAATGGACAGGTGGTTGGAGAAGTGACCAAGCCTGAAACCATCAACTACCGCACGCTCAAGCCGGAGATGGACGGCTTGTTCTGCGAAAAGATCTTTGGTCCCTCCAAGGATTGGGAGTGCCATTGCGGTAAGTACAAGCGAGTCCGTCACCGCGGCATCGTTTGTGAGCGCTGTGGTGTTGAGGTCACAGAGAGTCGGGTGCGACGTCACCGCATGGGCTTTATCAAGTTGGCGGCGCCCGTCTCCCATGTTTGGTACCTGAAAGGAATTCCCAGTTATGTGGCCATCCTTTTGGATATGCCCCTGCGGGATGTTGAGCAGATTGTTTATTTCAACTGTTATGTGGTTCTGGATGCGGGTGATCACAAAGACCTGAAGTACAAGCAATTGCTCACGGAAGATGAGTGGCTTGAAATTGAAGACGAGATTTATGCAGAAGATTCAGAAATTGAAAATGAACCCGTCGTTGGAATTGGTGCTGAGGCGCTGAAGCAGCTGCTTGAGGATCTCCAACTCAATGCTGTTGCTGAACAATTACGTGAGGAGATTGCTGGTAGTAAGGGGCAGAAACGCGCCAAGTTGATTAAGCGCCTGCGTGTGATTGATAACTTCATAGCCACCAACGCCCGCCCTGAATGGATGGTGTTGGATGCCATCCCTGTCATTCCACCAGATCTGCGCCCAATGGTGCAGCTGGATGGTGGTCGTTTTGCGACCTCTGACCTTAACGACCTCTACCGACGGGTTATCAATCGCAATAACCGTCTCGCCCGCCTTCAGGAAATTCTTGCTCCTGAAATCATTGTTCGCAATGAAAAGCGGATGCTGCAAGAAGCGGTTGATGCCCTAATCGACAACGGCCGACGTGGTCGAACTGTTGTTGGAGCTAATAATCGTCCGCTTATGTCACTGAGCGACATTATTGAAGGCAAGCAGGGTCGTTTCCGCCAAAACTTGCTTGGCAAGCGTGTTGATTACTCCGGTCGTTCCGTCATCGTGGTGGGACCCAAGCTGAAGATGCACCAGTGCGGTTTGCCTAAGGAGATGGCAATCGAGCTCTTCCAGCCGTTTGTGATTCATCGCCTGATTCGTCAAAACATCGTTAACAACATCAAGGCAGCGAAAAAGCTGATTCAGCGCGCCGATGATGAAGTGATGCAGGTCTTGCAGGAGGTGATCGATGGTCACCCAATCATGCTGAATCGCGCCCCCACACTCCACCGTCTAGGGATTCAAGCTTTTGAACCCAAGCTGGTTGATGGCCGAGCGATCCAACTTCACCCCCTCGTTTGTCCAGCGTTCAACGCTGACTTTGACGGAGACCAGATGGCCGTTCACGTGCCACTCGCTATCGAGGCACAAACGGAAGCACGCATGTTGATGTTGGCGAGCAACAACATTCTGTCTCCAGCTACTGGTGATCCGATCATCACGCCATCCCAAGACATGGTGCTGGGTTCTTATTACCTAACGGCTTTGCAGCCCCACATGCATCCCATTGAATTTGGTGATCGCTCCCGCACATACTCCAGCCTGGAAGATGTGATTCATGCTTTTGAAGACAACCGAATCACCTTGCATGATTGGGTTTGGGTTCGTTTTAACGGTGAGGTTGAGGATGAAGATGAGCGTGAAGAGCCGATCAAAAGCGAGACCCTCAGCGACGGCACTCGTTTTGAACAATGGACCTATCGCCGTGACCGCTTTGACGAAGATGGCGCTCTGATTAGCCGTTACATCCTGACGACCGTTGGACGTGTGGTGATGAATCACACGATCATCGACGCGGTGGCAGCCACCTGA